One Phoenix dactylifera cultivar Barhee BC4 chromosome 8, palm_55x_up_171113_PBpolish2nd_filt_p, whole genome shotgun sequence genomic window carries:
- the LOC120111541 gene encoding 16.9 kDa class I heat shock protein 2-like — protein sequence MSIIRRSNVFDPFSLDVWDPFQGYPFDTFSSLAESRPGFVSETSAFANTRIDWKETPEAHIFKADLPGVKKEEVKVEVEEGRVLQISGERSKEKEEKNDKWHRVERSSGKFLRRFRLPENAKVDRVEASMENGVLTVTVPKEEEKKKPEVKAIEISG from the coding sequence ATGTCGATCATCAGGCGGAGCAACGTCTTTGACCCCTTCTCCCTCGACGTCTGGGATCCTTTCCAGGGCTACCCTTTCGACACCTTCAGCTCCCTTGCGGAGTCCCGCCCCGGCTTTGTGAGCGAGACCTCCGCCTTCGCCAACACCCGCATCGACTGGAAGGAGACCCCGGAGGCCCACATCTTCAAAGCCGACCTCCCCGGGGTTAAGAAAGAGGAGGTGAAGGTGGAGGTAGAGGAGGGCAGGGTCCTCCAGATCAGCGGCGAGCGCAgcaaggagaaagaggagaagaacgaCAAGTGGCACCGCGTCGAGAGAAGCAGCGGCAAATTCCTCCGGCGGTTTCGGCTGCCCGAGAATGCCAAGGTGGACCGGGTGGAGGCGTCCATGGAGAACGGGGTGCTGACGGTGACCGTGccgaaagaagaggagaagaagaagcccgAGGTGAAAGCCATCGAAATCTCTGGCTGA